Genomic window (Alnus glutinosa chromosome 9, dhAlnGlut1.1, whole genome shotgun sequence):
TCTAAAGTTTAAACGGTTATCAAATAGattattttgtttacatttcgttaaatttttagGAGTATTGTCCTGTCATATCCAATCAAAAGCCAACATGTGTCTCCTtcaatacaaaaacaaaaacaaaaaaaaaatattaaaaaaaaaattatcagaaaAACTGGAGTTGTCGGACcgtccataaaaaataaaaaaaaaaaaaaaaaaaaaaaaaaactgttttctATATGCAATTCTATTCACAtgcatgattttatatatatatatattaaaaaaaatcaatattccaCATTCATGATTAATATAATGGGAATGGAGGTGGTTGAGGTTTTAAATATGGAAAATGACTGTGGTTCTCTGACAATGAAAGGCTTCCGGCCACATCCAGTTGGACTTGATGACTTAGAAAATTTGAGGTGGCTAATTTTctattacttctttttttttttttctgttttttttcttttgtcttctaTTTAGCGAATATTAATTGTATTAGTCAATAATGATGGTTGTTAACTTGTTGGAAATTAGAAGCCAATTTTGACTTCTAAGCTAAGCTTGGGACCATAATATTAATCCTCTCTAGCTAGCTAGGCCAAAGCTAGAGGAAAAATAGTTTCATATGAAACAATTTAATATGCAATTTATTTTTGTCACATTAATTATATTTGTGTTTCcaatattatttgtttgtttagcTAACAAAGACTTTTCACAAATTAAGTCAAGTTTCATTACTTTTTGGATGAAGTTTTcttcttatatatcctattaaattgtcatatatatatgttcaaaattCATATGGATTCTCAATcacttgtatttttaatttttacatgcatttttaatatattatgtGTGAAAATCACATGAATTTTAAACACTTGTCAGGTTAATAAACTagatttggagaaaatttcttcaatttattttgaaataaaactttgtactaattacttttttacaataaaattacatagaaaaaaatttaaaacaaatcgTGAAGAATAtgttatatgtttatttttttattttcatcctACTACTATTTTACTATGCTAATGTGATAGTGTTAAtaagttattattaaaaaaatatataaaaattaaaagcgtaatttttaacattattcgACCTGAAAAGTGTcatatttcaatttcatttgacAAACCATCGTCAATCTCGTACATGGGTAACGGGTCAGAAAAGTTGCCGTGTCTATGTCTTGACCCATGACACCTGCAATTCTGGATTTTGAGTTGTGCTCCATGGGCCGATAATGGGCCTATGTAGGCCCTTTTTAATTTCAACTAGAAGATGGCGCTTTTGGTTTCAAGGGGCCTATCACCTATGAGGGGCTGGCGATATTagagcttcttctctctctctctctctctctctctctctctctttcatttacAATTgcaattacaaaaaaaaaaaaaattatttatttatttatttattttttataagtttcatTTTTCGAGTAACTGGTGACACGGCATCAAAACAGAACTCTTGAGTTTCGATCTGActttactaaataattaaaataaatcatttcttaTCGACTTAAATCttttgaataaataataattcaacaAGGGTTTTACGCCCCTAAATGAAGAAATAATACAAGAGAAGAGAGCAGATTTATGAATCCGTCCTAATTAATAATGGTAAGTAGACCATTAAGTAGAAGATATTGAACTTTGTAATTTCCTACTCACAAGGTTATTAATAAATTACAGAAAGTAGATACATTCGATATTAACATTATTTTTGTGACTTTTATCGGTTGATGAcatcaaatttaacatattgtCACGTTCAAATTTAGATTCTGTGTAATAAGGTAGCCTATATAAGAGTCTGTCTAAACTTCATATATTCAAACAGGCATTTAAGCAGCCTAAACCCTATCTGCTCAAGCTATGCAAAAGACAGCTAGCGCATGTGAGAGTCAATATAAACCTCACATGCTTAGACAAATGTTTGGGAAGATCAAATCTCGAGCTACTATAATAAGACAACCCATGtaagaatgtcaaaatctcaCTTGCTTAGAAAAGTATTTGGACAATCCAAATCCCACTTGCTCGATAGTCCAAATAATTAAAAtccgaaaaattaaaaaaaaaaattacaaaacaaaacaaaataaacaaaataaaacaagacAACCTTATTGCGCGGTATTCTCGTTCCTCTTGTCATTCTCATCCTCCAAAGAAAAATGTCCTCGTGATGCCGCTAGCTGGATAGCAACAGACCACTTTGGTCGTGTCTTTAGCTGCATCATTTGTGGCCCTATCATGATAACATCTACTCAAGTGAAGTGACTATTGGGGCTTGTTGATAACGCCATGAAAGGGTCCCAAGCTAGGGTCATACTTCCTCAAAGGAgcttaatttattattgtttttattattttatatataggaATATTGCCACTCGTATACCATCTTGAGGAAAGCATATCTGAAGTGGGTCATCCAAATCATTGCAGTTACATGCATCATGCATGCCAATGAACAGACACCAAATGGGAAGATTTAAGTAAACCTAAACAGATCAGAAAGGTCATCTCATGAGCTCAATCATTAATGGATCATATATCCCTTCAAGGGGACCAATTAGGCTAATTAGTACCATTGTGATTATGGTCTTCGATCATTatccttaattaatttactGGAATTCAATTAGCATATCCTCTACAGATTCTGTTAAGCAAATTGAGCATGTAAAATATGGCCCGTTGCTCATCATTATGATCACTACTTAATTATTATAatgcatatttttaattttttttatgaggtaTGTTTATAGATGGTAGGGATGTCAGATTCATATCTCATCGAGTCatgggtataagattatataattCAACTTTAGTCTGACCTATTTGATTAAACAGGTCAGATCCCTTAACCTTAACTTACTATTTTCGTATTGAGTTTGTGTAAGATTTAcaaatcgtgtaaaaaattatcaattctAATAAATGGCCCTGAATTTGTTCATGTGCCTAAATTTAACACAAACAAACCAAGTTGTTATAATCCCTCCCTTTtgtattgcatatatatatatatatatagagagagagagagagagagagagagagaaggccaGATAAAGGGTGAACACTAATTAAAGGAGTATTTTTGCATTACCTTTCATTAGTTAGTTGTAGCGCCGATAGAGAATTAATATTAGTCAAGTTCTGAATTTTCTAATAATCTCTTTCTTTATGTAAGAaaagaggatgaagaaaaaatgACGGTGAGCCCAACacacattaaatatttaactgaaacgAAGTAAATTGTATAGTTAAAATTTGAACCGATCATAATCTAATATTATGTTAGTAAATTGTGACGACTCATCCCAATGACACAAttttgtctgcttttggctcccctaAATCAAACTTCTCAAGAGGTTATCCATCCTAATACTATTCTCACAGAAGCATACTTAACTGCGAAATTCTAATAGGTTTATGACagtcacgactttaaaacgaaTGGTGTCAAGAAATAtgcaatatacatatattgtcTACTTTTGACTCCCCTAAATCAAACTTCTAAGGACGTTACTCATTCTAATACTACTCTCACAAAAGTATATTTAACTGCGAAATTCTGATAGGTTTAcaaccatcacgactttaaaacgggTTGTGTCAAGAGAtatgcgaatatacatataagcacatctctattctattttcatatctagatgatgtggaacgtcacaatattaaattaccacttttatcctaaaaacttaaactaataaaaaaaattgtaaatttaattatatatgtaattaAATGTTTACAATTCCAACTTAAAGTAGTACAAGGGTCCTTTGTACCCATAGCATTGTGCAAGCCAACACAAACACCATTTTCCTACTTTTCTTCTCGCTAAACCCATTCGTGAAATTAATAGTCTGAAGGTGATCATCATTTGATTCATTTATATGAGAATTAATTCATGATATCATTTTGTTTGATTGAATTTCCTCATCCAACACCTGTCACCTCCACTGCACCAATTTCATTTCCATTTATGGATCGGAGCTAGCTACCATTCCATCAATGGCAGTAGCATTTAGGTGTAGTGGGTTTTGATTGGATCGATCGCCGGCCACTTGTGTCGATCTTTTGGAATAAAGAATTTGTCAACTAGTGTGTGGATCGATCGATTACGCCACAGGGGAAGAATATGAACAAAAAAGGGAAGAATATGAACAAAGTCATGATCATAACATCATTCACCTCATATAATATGAGCTGTACGTGGTCAAAAAAGGCAGGAATatgtaatcatatatatatagatgcttCTCATGCCTTCATCAAATTAACCACGTACGTAGCTCAAATATTTtcatcattatatatatatatatatatatattgaaggatTTCATCATTATATATGGTCTTTATAATTTGaagtgaattttaaattttggaaacaTGCATTTTTGTGTCGGTGCATGGTTTGGGGATTTGATAAATACCTCGCTGAGTTTTAAATAGTAGTGATCAATCACTAGCTTCTTAATTGTTGTaagggaaaaaagaataaattagtCTATGCCGTTACAAAAGTTTACAGAATTCATGTGTCATATCAACATGAATAAGGCCGGCTAGAAGGGTGGCTAAACCACTCTcatggccattgggggtggttcgtCCATGCAcgctctcaattttttttattctatttttttgcCATTTGGAAGTACTGGGTGAGTTTATCTACCTTCAATATGCTTAGAgggggtgaccgaaccatcCCCAAGGCTACGGAGGTGGTTCGGTCACCTTCATTTAGTAGCTTAACAAACTCTATCAACTTTTATTGCATCATAAActattttactcttttttgcTTACTTTAGGAAGTGATTAACCACTATTTAAAACTCAATGAGCTATTTAATTAGCTTGTTAGTTTGTTTAGGAGTTATGCTACTCTTCAcgttaaatttttatattagtTTTACATTGGTTAATGTAGCGTGTGCTATGATTTAGgtgtttgttagaatttaacgaaatttgcaaaatgACTCGTGTCTGAatcttaaaaaattgtataaatttttttataaaaaataaacacaagagtattttgaaaattttgataggattaaTTAAACAGAAAATCTCTAATTGagactttataaaaaatgaatactCTAATCGAGACGTTTTGAAATTTATGTATCTTATTTCAAAGAGTGGAAGTTGGATATCCTTAaataaagttatatatataaaaaaaaaaaaaaaaagaaaaaaaaaattaaaaaaaaaattaaaaaaaaaaaaaagaaaaagaaaaaaaaaaaaaggggagaataTGACTTTAATCGGGTAGCCAATTTAAAGTCATGCAAAGAGGGAAGTTGGATATGCATAATTGTATATCCCTTTCAACAGGCAGCTTTTGCCAAATTAATATTATGAATAAAGCGCCTAAAGCTGACACGGACCACCATTTTCGAGATTACTTTTTCACCCCCCCCTATTGGATTGCCTTCACTAAACCCtagcctttttctttcttccttattcttctcttcttcccaCGTTCCTGTCCAAAGGTCGGTCGTACGTGGCGCTTTTCCATTGGTATACAACGAAtctcaactattttttattcGCACCGTCCTCCAATATCCCCCCCATGGATCCGCCACAAAAAGGGATTCCCTAAAGCTGCACAAAAATATCGTATAATCTATTGCTTTCTTTCATACAAATTTGAAATACTAACGTTACTCACACTTATTTACTTTacgaattttaaaaattagttcACCTGTCGTATTTTAAGGGCCTTCATgtcatttactttttctttttcttttttaagaaaaaaaaaaaaaaaaaacttaaaacatgcCACATCTTATTAGGGACGAAATCAAGATTTCTCAACTTAAGAAATCAAAGAATGAATGAGATATCAAACCTAGTTTTTAAGCTTAAAAGTACATATAAATTAaacttaatataaaaatttaaaagaagggGCTGGGGTCTCTACATAGTTCCGTCACTGCATCAGCTGGTATAAAATGAGTATAATATAATGGGTGTGAAAAACAGCATtactcaatttaaaatttacagAAGTGTTGCGGATACATGATCGAGGATATCTTCTCTCAAATTGGTTgtccaaattacaaaaaattaccATAAATATTGCGGATCGAGATCTCTTACTACAATAGGCTAGCTTTTCGAATTGAGAAATACTAGAACTCCTTCTAGTGTCTTTCTATACTGACATGACACcctgtttttaataaataaaaactacaacttaatttctctctcttgtttttattaaaaaaatacaggaTGTCGTGTAAGTATAAAAGGACCCCAGAATGACACTAGAAAGAGCTCGATCTAGCATTCCTCTTTCAAATTTGGTTCAAGCTCCGCATCCGGACTTCGTGAGTTCAGGGCAGTTTTTAGAAACGTAATTCGGACAACTAATTACAAGAAATCCTTATTAATTCTAAATATAGCAAACTAAGAGATGATCATAACATGCATTAAGTGGCGTGGTAGACACGCTAGCTTGATTCTTGATCTAACGCCCTATATAAGCAAGGTTTTGACAAGATAGAAAACTATCTTatcaaaacaaaccaaaaccaGTTCATATATTGTAGACGTACAACATTTTCGAACAGTTCCTCCCTACTCCTGTACAAAAGAACACCCATATATTGAAACCCTAATATTTTTCGACCGTAAACATGGCAAGGTACTACAACGACCGATATTATTCTTACTTAGACTACCTCTCTTTCCCTATCCACCTCTGCTTCTTCGTTCTCATACTCTTGTTCATCATGGGATTCACATGGTACATAAACTACGAGTCCATGTTCGAGGATTTGATCACTCAGATTAAGCTCTTCTGCATGATTGTCCCCTTGCTTCTACTGATACTGGTCCACTGCCTATCGGGCGGTGTTCCATTTCTGATACCGTTGCCGGAGAAGGATTCGCTTCATCGGGCCGGAGGATCTCCTTGGGGCGTGGCAGCCTTGCTTGTGTTCCTCTTGTTCATGATCTCCTACCAATCTTCTTTTCATGAACGATGGTTTCCCTTACTAAGTAGATGATCGATCATAATCTAgtaattaattagtttagtGCGTGGTTTTGTGCCATATTTATTGTTAAAGTGGGCTTAATTAGCTTTATttatgccatatatatatacaagactcttgcttttatatatttaggCTAATTAATCTAGCTAGCTCGATCGGTACGGTGTTTGGGAAGATGCATGTAAACCTATATATTAATGTAAGACCCCCGGATTTGATGTAGTAATTAATAGCTacaatgtttttattattattattgttgttgatcCAGTCCTTCATATGTATATCTTTAAGACTTTAAGTATGTTAATTTCTTGTGAAGTAATTTGGGATTTTGAActctattttaatttatatatatatatatatcaatttaacatagtatcataTAGCAAGAttttcgaaaaagaaaaatatctaacACTCCTTATAATAAATTTAccgaggaggaagaagaaaaaatttaacTCAATTGCTTCGAATAACTAATGGTCTGAATAATTAATCCATCTTAGTTCatcaaaaatactaaaattacaTTACT
Coding sequences:
- the LOC133878215 gene encoding uncharacterized protein LOC133878215 produces the protein MARYYNDRYYSYLDYLSFPIHLCFFVLILLFIMGFTWYINYESMFEDLITQIKLFCMIVPLLLLILVHCLSGGVPFLIPLPEKDSLHRAGGSPWGVAALLVFLLFMISYQSSFHERWFPLLSR